In a genomic window of Saccharomyces paradoxus chromosome X, complete sequence:
- the BUD4 gene encoding Bud4p (Anillin-like protein involved in bud-site selection~similar to YJR092W), with protein MHDAETTVDSLLKEIDNEMEQTKSNAVQNGSENAPNNWKLPLQEIGDDTMEMLVKHNTRSNATEKSRGRSPSRRSVISNESFSLGLLGVNSELEESPVAVHQERIKNSVSNGSLYHASSPKVLNNLKNMAQDIDKLACDEEKPAKLSSSPLKFTLKSTQPLLSYPESPIHRSSIEIETNYDDEDEEEEDDAYTRLTQSPQILHSPSRIPITNAVSINKLNLDFTLNSNESDKGLLSDTSVDSTEQELNTKTIPELPCYMSSTPEMTPVDGKCSLSSKLLNINSKSHSDSKSPTASVEDLNISMNLPETGFGQDNPLTTDTDALIENDVVQELQQNMEHVNDIFDEEKVLSECYNKEPVDFLGENDTTSVIYRNNEPNTNVEDFSRKASLGHNESKFKDVDTKSDDIWKDEKGTDADVSTSTKSEEGYIADYKVMRQENRGIKKLDQESEHENKQPVITHQKDASEERYTGLNIENESYGNCGDEVEHEAVQAEENQPRQVANSLEDNRIYDRESDFDHKGIAKVNNPLAKSCAEEHFPSSLSENLSVIDNYREDRVEEREAEIKDENIENEKNENEYNKIEEKGEQDHVPLLPPLPRWEAIQFNEPFTDENDTSNDSIDLTRSMKPSDYISIWHIQEEEIKSTSPESIANSQFSQQSTVTTASTIDSKRENGPTSFKFKPRIVSRSRIYNPKSRVSSLNYYDSEDYILNNSEWNALDPMRRNTLISKRIQDNIRTQKGLTPFIRPSVMKLHGEDSGFQNHILEEEQSQESENIPLNTQLSEQEITTEVSPDEQKLSTNTQDETRVSIREIESAGDITFNRSDLLSLSIDGELGQDFANFLDALDHDSTSFNYGPDDSASFQKDSSKKSFNSLWESNYELKPPPSIRKQPIAPDVLQKLLESDTKNDTELEKNKEERINEPRTGLGIGTLKTPVKDVSIALAASIRGYEASFSDTDSPPEGMTNSDAITLNMFDDFEEDEMTPCTPTRSISISPVKRHISSPFKVVKAGNKQTNDGINVKSEEEVEPVKRGETDDLKQATPPPLTQAKANAETKEEINTQLEEPQDSKEDFPDMGTLYLSIKAISTLALYGTKSHRGSYAIVFDNGENVIQTPWESLPYDGNIRIDKEFELPIDFIKKGDSSSASSERDGYKKCVITLKCKYERPRHELVEVVDKVPVGKSFFGKTKYKFEKKYVQKKAKQDEWDYLFAQDGSFARCEIEIDDEFLNNVAFNNNHMRYDMINKWSRIADKIHGSKKLYELPRRAPHKVASLNVEACFLGRTSAFEQFPKQFSLVRKIISKYKLQQNIYKEGYLLQDGGDLKGKIENRFFKLHGSQLSGYHEISRKAKIDINLLKVTKVLHNEDIQADDGGQRNFTDWVLFNECFQLVFDDGERITFNAECSNEEKSDWYNKLQEVVELNVFHQPWVKKYCEKLAIGEKEKTTSYQLK; from the coding sequence ATGCACGACGCAGAGACAACTGTAGACTCTTTACTGAAAGAGATAGATAATGAAATGGAACAAACGAAGTCCAATGCGGTACAGAATGGTTCTGAAAATGCACCAAACAATTGGAAGCTTCCGCTGCAGGAAATAGGTGACGATACAATGGAAATGTTGGTCAAACACAATACTAGGTCGAATGCGACGGAAAAAAGTAGAGGCCGATCACCTTCTAGAAGGTCTGTCATCTCCAATGAAAGCTTCAGTTTGGGCCTCTTGGGTGTAAATTCCGAACTTGAAGAATCCCCAGTCGCGGTGCACCAGGAACGGATTAAAAACTCAGTTTCCAATGGCTCACTTTATCATGCCAGTTCACCCAAAGTACTTAATaatctgaaaaatatggCCCAAGATATAGACAAGTTGGCTTGCGATGAGGAAAAGCCAGCAAAACTTAGCAGCTCTCCACTCAAATTTACTTTGAAATCCACGCAACCGCTGCTGTCGTATCCAGAATCACCCATTCACAGAAGTTCTATCGAAATTGAAACGAATtatgatgacgaagatgaagaggaagaagatgatgcaTACACACGCTTGACGCAGTCACCTCAAATATTACACTCACCATCAAGGATTCCGATAACGAACGCTGTGTCGATTAATAAGCTCAATCTCGATTTCACATTAAATTCCAATGAATCTGACAAGGGGTTATTATCTGACACCTCGGTAGATAGTACAGAGCAAGAACTAAACACGAAAACAATTCCAGAACTACCATGTTATATGTCATCTACCCCCGAAATGACACCAGTCGATGGGAAGTGTAGCCTTTCAAGTAAATTGTTGAACATTAATAGTAAATCACATTCGGATTCAAAATCGCCAACGGCCTCTGTGgaagatttgaatatttcaatgaatCTGCCGGAGACTGGTTTTGGCCAGGATAATCCATTAACTACTGATACAGATGCGcttattgaaaatgatgtaGTGCAGGAGCTACAACAGAATATGGAACATGTCAATGATATTTTCGATGAGGAAAAAGTTCTTAGCGAATGCTACAACAAGGAGCCTGTAGATTTTTTGGGCGAAAACGACACTACGTCCGTCATATACCGTAATAATGAGCCCAATACCAATGTTGAAGACTTTTCACGGAAAGCCTCTCTGGGGCACAATGAatccaaattcaaagatgTTGATACTAAATCTGATGACATATGGAAAGACGAAAAAGGAACCGACGCAGATGTTTCAACATCTACAAAATCAGAGGAAGGTTACATTGCTGACTATAAAGTAATGAGACAAGAAAACCGGGGTATCAAAAAGCTTGATCAAGAAAGTGAGcatgaaaataaacaacCGGTAATAACCCATCAAAAGGATGCTTCAGAAGAAAGATATACTGGACTAAATATCGAAAATGAATCCTATGGAAACTGTGGTGATGAGGTGGAACACGAGGCTGTTCAAGCAGAGGAGAATCAGCCAAGACAAGTAGCAAACAGTTTAGAAGATAACAGAATATATGACAGAGAAAGTGATTTTGACCATAAAGGAATCGCTAAAGTGAATAATCCACTAGCAAAAAGCTGTGCAGAAGAGCACTTTCCGTCATCATTATCTGAAAATCTGTCGGTAATTGATAATTACCGTGAAGACAGAGTCGAAGAGAGGGAAGCTGAAATTAAGGATGAGAACATTGAAAAcgagaaaaatgaaaatgaatataataaaatCGAAGAAAAGGGAGAGCAAGACCACGTTCCCCTTTTACCACCCCTGCCAAGATGGGAAGCAATTCAATTCAACGAGCCATTTacagatgaaaatgatacCTCTAATGATTCCATTGACTTAACCAGATCCATGAAACCGTCAGATTACATTTCTATATGGCATAtccaagaagaagaaatcaaatctACTTCACCAGAATCCATCGCGAATTCTCAATTTTCGCAACAGTCCACCGTTACCACTGCATCCACGATCGATTCCAAGAGGGAAAATGGCCCAACATCCTTTAAATTCAAACCTAGGATAGTGAGCAGGAGTAGGATTTACAATCCAAAAAGTAGAGTATCGTCATTGAATTATTATGACAGCGAAGATTACATCTTAAACAATAGTGAATGGAATGCATTGGACCCTATGAGAAGAAATACACTCATATCTAAAAGGATTCAAGATAATATAAGAACTCAAAAGGGTCTCACCCCGTTCATAAGGCCAAGTGTTATGAAACTTCACGGCGAAGACTCTGgctttcaaaatcatattTTGGAGGAAGAACAGTCGcaagaaagtgaaaataTTCCATTAAACACGCAGCTAAGCGAACAAGAAATCACAACAGAAGTAAGTCCtgatgaacaaaaattgTCAACGAATACTCAGGATGAAACTAGAGTTTCCATCCGGGAAATAGAAAGTGCGGGGGATATAACTTTTAATAGAAGCGATTTACTATCTTTATCCATCGATGGGGAATTGGGTCAGGATTTTGCTAATTTTCTAGATGCGTTAGATCATGATTCCACATCCTTCAATTATGGACCAGATGATTCAGCCAGTTTCCAAAAGGACAgttcaaagaaaagtttcaaCTCTCTTTGGGAAAGTAATTACGAACTAAAACCGCCGCCTTCCATAAGAAAGCAACCTATTGCCCCAGATgtccttcaaaaattattaGAATCAGATACTAAAAATGACAcagaattggaaaaaaataaagaagaacgTATAAATGAGCCCCGGACTGGTTTGGGGATTGGAACGCTGAAGACACCAGTTAAAGATGTTTCAATTGCGCTAGCTGCAAGCATTAGAGGGTATGAAGCAAGTTTCAGCGACACTGACTCTCCTCCGGAGGGCATGACCAATAGTGATGCCATCACTTTGAACATGTTCGACGATttcgaagaagatgaaatgaCCCCATGTACCCCAACTCGTAGTATAAGTATAAGTCCAGTAAAACGACATATCAGCAGTCCTTTCAAAGTAGTGAAAGCTGGAAACAAACAAACCAATGATGGAATAAACGTCAAGTCTGAGGAGGAAGTAGAGCCAGTGAAGCGGGGGGAGACTGATGATTTAAAACAAGCTACACCTCCACCGTTAACCCAAGCGAAAGCAAATGCTGAGacaaaggaagaaataaataCCCAACTTGAAGAACCACAAGATtctaaagaagattttCCAGATATGGGAACGCTTTATCTAAGTATAAAGGCCATTTCCACCCTTGCATTATACGGCACCAAGAGTCATAGAGGATCGTATGCTATTGTTTTTGATAATGGAGAAAATGTCATTCAGACACCCTGGGAGTCCCTTCCATATGACGGTAACATCAGGATCGATAAGGAATTCGAATTGCCTATagattttataaaaaaaggcgaTTCCTCCTCTGCTTCTTCCGAAAGAGACGGCTACAAAAAATGTGTTATTACATTGAAATGCAAATATGAGAGGCCTCGACATGAATTGGTCGAAGTAGTAGACAAGGTGCCTGTCGgtaaaagtttttttggaaagacAAAGtataaatttgaaaagaagtaTGTGCAGAAAAAAGCTAAACAGGATGAATGGGATTATTTGTTTGCACAAGACGGTTCATTTGCCCGTTGTGAAATcgaaattgatgatgaatttcTGAATAACGTGGCATTCAATAACAACCATATGCGTTATGATATGATTAATAAGTGGAGCAGAATCGCAGATAAAATTCACGGCTCAAAAAAGCTGTACGAATTGCCACGCAGGGCACCTCACAAAGTGGCCTCGTTGAATGTGGAAGCGTGTTTCTTGGGAAGAACTTCTGCCTTTGAACAATTTCCCAAACAATTTTCGTTAGTCCGTAAGATAATTTCCAAATACAAGTTgcaacaaaatatttataaagAAGGATATTTATTGCAGGATGGTGGTGAtttgaaaggaaaaatagaaaacaggtttttcaaattgcATGGCTCGCAGCTTTCTGGTTACCATGAAATCTCCAGGAAGGCTAAGATCGACATTAATCTGTTGAAAGTTACGAAAGTACTACATAATGAAGACATCCAGGCAGACGATGGGGGGCAAAGGAATTTCACAGATTGGGTGCTCTTTAATGAATGCTTCCAGCTAGTATTTGACGACGGTGAAAGAATTACATTTAATGCGGAATGCTCTAATGAGGAGAAAAGTGATTGGTATAATAAGCTCCAGGAAGTTGTTGAGTTGAATGTTTTCCATCAACCTTGGGTGAAAAAGTATTGTGAAAAGTTGGCTATAggggaaaaggaaaaaacaaCTAGTTACCAGTTAAAGTAG
- the FIP1 gene encoding cleavage polyadenylation factor subunit FIP1 (Subunit of cleavage polyadenylation factor (CPF)~similar to YJR093C), which translates to MSSSEDEDDKFLYGSDSELALPSSKRSRDDEAEADAVNNPDIVKRQKYDSPEEEIPATAKDDLSDEDIYSDLSEDDSDSDLEVIISLGPDPTRLDAKLLDSYSTATTFSSKDIISVATDVSTTITKASDESLITEGEANQGVTTTTSKATESDGNVPKAMVGSIDLDKEGIFDSVGITTIDPEVLKEKPWRQPGANISDYFNYGFNEFTWMEYLHRQEKLQQDYNPRRILMGLLSLQQQGKLNSANDTDSNIGNMIDNNNNVNNANMSNMNSNMGNSMSGTPNPPAPPMHPSFPPLPMFGSFPPFPMPGMMPPMNQQPNQNQNQNSK; encoded by the coding sequence ATGAGCTCCAGtgaagacgaagacgaCAAGTTCTTGTATGGTTCCGATTCTGAACTAGCATTACCTTCATCTAAACGATCCAGAGATGACGAAGCAGAGGCAGATGCCGTCAATAATCCTGATATAGTTAAGAGACAAAAATATGACTCTCCCGAGGAAGAGATTCCAGCCACCGCCAAAGACGACCTTTCTGATGAAGATATATACTCTGACTTGTCAGAAGACGATAGTGATTCTGATCTAGAGGTTATCATAAGTTTGGGCCCTGATCCTACTAGGTTAGATGCAAAGCTGCTGGATTCTTATTCTACCGCGACAACATTTTCAAGCAAAGACATAATTAGCGTAGCTACTGATGTATCCACTACCATTACAAAAGCATCGGATGAAAGTTTAATAACAGAAGGGGAAGCAAATCAAGGCGTAACGACGACAACCTCAAAAGCTACAGAGAGCGATGGAAATGTACCGAAAGCAATGGTTGGTTCCATAGACTTAGATAAAGAGGGAATTTTTGATAGCGTCGGCATAACGACAATAGATCCCGAAGTGCTAAAGGAAAAACCTTGGAGGCAGCCAGGAGCCAATATAAGTGATTATTTCAATTATGGGTTTAATGAATTTACCTGGATGGAGTATTTACATAGACAGGAAAAGCTACAACAAGATTATAATCCTAGGAGGATCCTAATGGGCCTATTATCCCTCCAACAGCAGGGAAAATTGAACTCTGCGAACGATACAGATTCAAACATCGGTAATATGATtgacaacaacaacaatgtTAATAATGCAAATATGTCCAATATGAACAGTAATATGGGTAATAGTATGTCTGGAACACCAAACCCTCCTGCTCCACCGATGCATCCAAGCTTTCCACCGTTACCTATGTTTGGCAGTTTCCCACCATTTCCCATGCCAGGTATGATGCCGCCCATGAACCAACAGCCtaatcaaaatcaaaaccaAAATTCGAAATGA
- the IME1 gene encoding transcription factor IME1 (Master regulator of meiosis that is active only during meiotic events~similar to YJR094C): protein MQAGVRGKLHAALEDGFSLFPFEQQPQQPQQTNIYYDTTINQEDRPCFSFGSTISPRSWHFEKSDNIPSSQLQHLVHTQPIHLINPQILFNEEFLNLENIDSQPLSKEKKTTKGSISTAAPGKRKKSSGSTRSSSLSSLFSNDETASTFNSSFNNHDNFQKNNRNDNDIDMSDTMKYETNTNLQKNIKIFQENFEFNEFLYAQDFYPYTTNYTYSKPTNIHDSINSKNTDLYSKYQDHSLPHIENIHSFNNRYYSNNKSTNCNYNNNTNNNINASNNGYEADPFIDEPQVPSYYYPLEIAFDVEKSPPPSLQKLNSEELEFLKKLNSKLSRYAAAYSFSASNDQDYYDKVRFQEISYKFSKTYS from the coding sequence ATGCAAGCAGGTGTCCGTGGAAAACTTCACGCTGCCTTAGAAGACGGGTTTTCCCTCTTCCCTTTCGAACAACAACCACAACAACCACAACAAAcaaatatttattatgACACAACGATCAATCAAGAAGATCGCccttgtttttcttttgggTCTACAATCTCCCCTAGGAGTTGgcattttgaaaaatcgGACAATATTCCTTCTTCTCAACTACAGCACTTGGTTCACACACAACCAATACATTTAATCAATCCTCAGATTTTATTCAATGAAGAATTTCtgaatttggaaaatattgattCTCAGCCtctttccaaagaaaagaaaactacaAAGGGCAGCATATCGACAGCTGCACctggaaaaagaaagaagagctCCGGCAGTACCAGATCCTCTTCATTGtcatctcttttttctaatGATGAAACCGCATCCACGTTTAATTCATCATTCAACAACCATGATAACTTCCAAAAGAATAACAGAAATGACAATGATATCGATATGAGCGACACAATGAAATATGAAACTAATACAAAtctacaaaaaaatatcaaaatattccaagaaaatttcGAATTCAATGAATTCTTATATGCACAAGACTTCTACCCATATACAACAAACTATACCTATTCAAAACCCACAAATATCCACGATTCGATTAATTCCAAAAACACGGATTTATATTCCAAATATCAAGATCACTCTCTACCtcatattgaaaatatacACTCATTTAATAATCGTTACTATAGCAACAATAAAAGCACTAATTGTAattacaataataataccaacaataatatcaatGCCTCCAATAACGGTTATGAGGCAGATCCATTTATAGACGAACCTCAAGTGCCATCTTACTATTACCCATTAGAAATTGCCTTCGACGTTGAAAAATCACCACCACCATCACTACAAAAGTTAAATTCGGAAGAATTAGAATTCCTGAAAAAGCTGAACTCCAAACTGTCAAGATATGCTGCTGCTTACTCCTTCAGCGCTTCTAATGATCAAGATTATTACGACAAGGTCAGGTTTCAAGAAATATCCTACAAATTTAGTAAAACCTATTCTTAA